A genomic region of Planococcus kocurii contains the following coding sequences:
- a CDS encoding ABC transporter ATP-binding protein, with the protein MAETLLEVKNLVTSFRTAEGSLQAVRDVSFHVDKGETLCIVGESGCGKSITSLSVMRLLPSNGTIESGEILLDGEPLEKLSHEQMRKLRGNKMSMIFQEPMTALNPVLTIGYQLREPLLLHHKLSKSEASKQSIELLKQVGIPSAEKRLNQYPHELSGGMRQRVMIAMALACHPSLLIADEPTTALDVTIQAQILDLIKDLKDKLNMGVLMITHDMGVVAEVADRVMVMYAGKKIEEGPVREIFENPQHPYTIGLLNSVPNVDDPEFELEPIPGNMPGLNEKITGCRFHPRCMFAMDKCKTDVPPEFNAGKGHHASCWLLDKEVEFVDNNQRKITLEV; encoded by the coding sequence ATGGCAGAGACATTACTTGAAGTGAAGAATTTAGTGACATCATTTCGTACAGCGGAAGGTTCATTACAAGCAGTTAGAGATGTCTCTTTCCATGTAGATAAAGGAGAAACCTTATGTATAGTTGGAGAATCAGGATGCGGTAAAAGTATTACTTCGCTATCTGTGATGCGACTGTTGCCTTCAAACGGCACTATTGAAAGTGGAGAGATTCTACTAGATGGTGAGCCTCTCGAAAAACTTTCACATGAACAGATGCGTAAACTTCGAGGTAATAAGATGTCAATGATTTTCCAAGAACCGATGACCGCATTGAATCCAGTGCTAACAATCGGCTACCAATTACGTGAACCTTTACTTTTGCATCATAAATTATCGAAAAGCGAAGCCAGTAAACAAAGCATCGAATTGCTGAAGCAAGTTGGAATTCCAAGTGCTGAAAAACGGTTGAATCAATATCCTCACGAATTAAGTGGAGGGATGAGACAGCGTGTCATGATTGCGATGGCACTTGCTTGTCATCCGAGTTTACTAATTGCTGATGAGCCGACAACGGCTTTAGACGTAACGATTCAGGCACAAATTTTAGATTTAATCAAAGATTTAAAAGATAAATTAAATATGGGGGTGTTGATGATCACCCACGATATGGGTGTTGTAGCAGAAGTTGCCGATCGAGTTATGGTCATGTATGCAGGGAAAAAGATAGAAGAAGGACCAGTACGTGAAATTTTTGAAAATCCACAGCATCCCTATACAATTGGTTTATTGAATTCAGTGCCAAATGTAGATGATCCAGAATTTGAATTAGAACCGATTCCTGGGAATATGCCAGGGTTAAATGAAAAAATAACGGGCTGCCGCTTTCACCCACGCTGTATGTTTGCTATGGATAAATGTAAAACAGACGTACCTCCAGAGTTCAATGCAGGAAAAGGTCATCATGCAAGCTGTTGGCTGTTAGACAAGGAGGTGGAATTTGTTGACAACAATCAAAGAAAAATCACCCTCGAAGTCTGA
- a CDS encoding ABC transporter ATP-binding protein → MTTIKEKSPSKSEILLELDGVKKYFPIKGGILKRVIGNVKAVESVSLKLYKGESLGVVGESGCGKSTLGRTILGLEELTDGKIFFNKQEIQDLKRKEKKKFVKEMQMIFQDPYASLNPRQRIGHALDEVFKMHTNMPLQERRGAVEDLLKEVGLKSEHYDRYPHEFSGGQRQRIGIARAIALNPQFIICDEAVSALDVSVQAQVLKLLKTLQEKYDLSYLFISHDLGVVRYFCDRVLVMYLGHTVEMSDVANIFKNPLHPYTQALLSAIPRPSVDAKKDRVRLVGDMPNPSNPPSGCPFHTRCPIVQERCKVEKPAFIEHEKDHFAACHFAG, encoded by the coding sequence TTGACAACAATCAAAGAAAAATCACCCTCGAAGTCTGAAATTTTACTAGAATTAGATGGAGTAAAAAAATACTTTCCGATTAAAGGTGGTATATTGAAAAGAGTCATAGGGAATGTCAAAGCGGTGGAATCAGTTTCCTTAAAACTCTATAAAGGTGAAAGTCTTGGAGTCGTAGGAGAGTCAGGATGCGGCAAGTCGACTCTCGGCAGAACAATTTTGGGACTTGAAGAACTTACTGATGGGAAAATTTTCTTTAATAAGCAGGAGATTCAAGATTTAAAGCGAAAAGAGAAGAAGAAGTTTGTTAAGGAAATGCAGATGATTTTTCAAGACCCTTACGCATCCTTAAATCCTCGTCAGCGAATCGGTCACGCATTGGATGAAGTATTCAAGATGCATACGAATATGCCTTTGCAAGAAAGAAGGGGTGCAGTGGAGGATTTATTGAAGGAAGTGGGACTGAAATCAGAGCATTATGATCGTTATCCGCACGAATTCAGTGGAGGGCAACGACAACGCATTGGAATCGCGAGGGCAATTGCCTTGAATCCCCAGTTTATCATTTGTGATGAAGCTGTTTCAGCGTTGGATGTGTCCGTACAGGCCCAGGTATTAAAGCTTTTGAAAACCTTGCAGGAAAAGTACGATCTTTCTTATTTATTCATTTCACATGATCTAGGAGTAGTTCGTTATTTTTGTGATCGCGTATTGGTCATGTATTTGGGTCATACAGTAGAGATGAGTGATGTTGCTAACATTTTTAAGAATCCACTTCATCCCTATACTCAAGCTTTATTGTCTGCAATTCCAAGGCCGTCAGTAGATGCGAAAAAAGATCGAGTGCGTTTGGTGGGAGATATGCCAAATCCATCAAATCCACCTTCAGGTTGTCCATTCCATACGCGTTGTCCTATCGTACAAGAAAGATGTAAAGTAGAAAAACCAGCCTTTATTGAACATGAAAAAGATCATTTTGCAGCTTGCCATTTTGCCGGATAA
- a CDS encoding gamma-glutamyltransferase family protein: MDYLHNPFTAQRHTVFSKKGMVVTSQPLASQAGIEIMQNGGNAIDAAIATAAALTVVEPTSNGIGGDAFALVWVKDKLHGLNSSGPAPKSISPEAVKALGYEKMPTHGLVPVTVPGVPAAWAELSKKFGKLSLAEALKPAIRYAEEGYPLTPILGKYWQAAYAKYKDSFTSEEYQGWFDTFAPNGRAPEIGEMWSSPGHAKTLVEIGQTDSRSFYEGAIAEKIDAFMKKHDGFLSKEDLVAFEPEWVEPISTEYRGYEVWEIPPNGQGMVALMALNIFKELAPPKWQSAETFHEQIEAMKLAFTDGKAFITEPENMPVSTEHLLSQEYAAARAKTINETAADPVPYELPKGGTVYLSTADEEGNMVSYIQSNYMGFGSGIVIPETGIGLQNRGADFSLDAEHPNVLAGGKRTFHTIIPGFLTKNKKAVGPFGVMGGYMQPQGHFQVITNTIDYLMNPQAALDAPRWQWIEGKTVLVEPDFPNYLAQGLTRKGHHIQVATDSGSFGRGQIIWRNPETGVLSGGTESRTDGAVAVW, from the coding sequence ATGGACTATTTACACAACCCATTTACAGCACAAAGACATACCGTATTTTCAAAAAAAGGCATGGTGGTTACGTCGCAGCCATTGGCGTCGCAAGCAGGCATTGAAATTATGCAAAATGGAGGTAATGCCATCGATGCAGCAATTGCCACAGCAGCGGCTTTAACGGTTGTTGAGCCGACCTCAAATGGTATCGGTGGGGATGCCTTTGCGCTTGTCTGGGTCAAAGACAAGTTGCACGGCTTAAACAGTTCGGGTCCCGCACCAAAAAGTATTTCTCCTGAAGCGGTCAAAGCTTTAGGGTATGAGAAAATGCCGACGCACGGTTTAGTGCCTGTGACAGTTCCTGGAGTTCCAGCTGCATGGGCTGAATTATCGAAGAAGTTTGGTAAGTTGTCTCTAGCAGAAGCTTTAAAACCAGCAATCCGTTACGCAGAAGAAGGTTATCCATTAACACCGATTCTGGGTAAATATTGGCAAGCAGCCTACGCTAAATACAAAGATTCGTTTACAAGCGAAGAATACCAAGGATGGTTTGATACGTTTGCACCAAACGGCAGAGCACCTGAAATTGGAGAAATGTGGTCATCTCCTGGGCATGCCAAAACATTAGTAGAAATTGGTCAAACCGATTCACGTTCTTTTTATGAAGGAGCAATTGCAGAAAAAATAGATGCTTTCATGAAAAAACATGATGGGTTCTTATCTAAAGAAGACTTGGTAGCGTTTGAACCCGAGTGGGTAGAGCCCATTTCAACTGAATACCGTGGTTACGAAGTGTGGGAAATCCCACCAAATGGACAAGGCATGGTTGCTCTTATGGCCTTAAACATATTCAAAGAATTAGCACCACCGAAATGGCAGTCTGCTGAAACTTTTCATGAACAAATCGAAGCGATGAAGCTGGCGTTTACAGATGGTAAAGCGTTTATCACAGAGCCAGAAAATATGCCAGTCAGCACGGAGCATCTATTGTCTCAAGAATATGCGGCAGCTCGGGCTAAAACGATTAATGAAACTGCTGCGGATCCTGTACCATACGAATTGCCTAAAGGCGGTACAGTTTATTTATCTACTGCAGATGAAGAAGGCAATATGGTTTCTTATATCCAAAGCAACTACATGGGTTTTGGTTCAGGAATTGTTATTCCAGAAACAGGCATTGGGTTACAAAACCGTGGAGCGGATTTTTCATTAGATGCAGAACATCCGAATGTATTGGCTGGAGGAAAACGAACATTCCATACGATCATTCCAGGATTTCTTACGAAAAACAAAAAAGCAGTCGGTCCTTTCGGAGTGATGGGTGGCTATATGCAACCTCAAGGACATTTCCAAGTGATTACGAACACCATTGATTATTTAATGAACCCACAAGCAGCACTCGATGCACCAAGGTGGCAATGGATTGAAGGCAAGACCGTTCTTGTTGAGCCGGACTTCCCTAACTATTTGGCACAAGGCTTAACACGAAAAGGCCATCATATCCAAGTAGCAACAGACAGTGGCAGTTTTGGAAGAGGACAAATCATTTGGCGCAATCCTGAGACCGGCGTATTATCCGGGGGCACTGAATCGCGTACAGATGGGGCGGTGGCTGTTTGGTAG
- a CDS encoding chromate transporter: MEKQQVQRSHLKINKDLFFAFFRVGLLGFGGGPAAIPLFHREAVVNYNWMTEDEFGDTLALGNTMPGPIATKMAGYIGYRVNGIMGCLVALAASVIPTVILMIVLLGILQKYKDLEWVNSMSAAVVPVVGVMLAVMTWDFFQKSGKALGLGRAILFTAIAIILLELMGIHPAIVIVGILIVSFTSFKKGVGPK; the protein is encoded by the coding sequence GTGGAGAAGCAGCAAGTCCAGCGTTCCCACTTGAAAATCAATAAGGACCTTTTTTTCGCATTTTTCCGCGTAGGTCTTCTCGGATTTGGTGGTGGACCTGCTGCTATTCCTCTTTTTCATCGTGAAGCTGTTGTCAATTACAACTGGATGACAGAAGACGAGTTCGGAGATACTTTAGCGTTGGGAAATACGATGCCAGGACCTATTGCGACGAAAATGGCAGGCTATATCGGTTATCGTGTTAATGGGATAATGGGTTGTCTTGTCGCACTGGCTGCGTCAGTCATTCCGACAGTTATCTTAATGATTGTTTTGTTGGGCATTTTACAAAAATACAAAGATCTTGAATGGGTCAATAGCATGTCAGCCGCAGTGGTTCCAGTCGTAGGCGTTATGTTGGCGGTAATGACGTGGGATTTCTTTCAGAAGTCAGGAAAAGCTTTAGGGTTAGGACGTGCCATTCTATTCACAGCGATTGCCATTATTTTACTAGAACTAATGGGAATCCATCCGGCGATTGTCATCGTAGGCATTTTGATTGTTTCCTTCACTTCATTTAAGAAGGGAGTCGGACCGAAATGA
- a CDS encoding chromate transporter has product MIYWSIFLAFFIPGILGYGGGPASIPLVEKEVVDHYGWMTTQEFGEVLALGNALPGPIATKMAGYIGYMEGGILGSIVALVASVAPSLILMVLLMVTLLKYKDSPKVQNITKLVRPVIAVLLGAMTLQFFMTSIHTSGTVQTVILVVVSYWLLEMRKVHPAFVIVMALGYGAVSGIL; this is encoded by the coding sequence ATGATTTACTGGTCTATCTTTTTAGCATTTTTTATCCCCGGTATTTTAGGCTATGGCGGGGGGCCGGCCTCAATTCCGCTTGTGGAAAAAGAAGTAGTAGATCACTACGGCTGGATGACCACCCAAGAGTTTGGAGAAGTTCTCGCTTTGGGAAATGCTTTGCCAGGTCCCATCGCAACGAAAATGGCGGGATATATTGGTTATATGGAAGGCGGCATCCTTGGCTCTATTGTTGCTTTAGTTGCTTCAGTGGCGCCGTCACTTATTTTAATGGTGCTGTTGATGGTCACTCTTTTAAAGTACAAAGATTCACCAAAAGTCCAAAACATCACCAAATTAGTTCGCCCTGTAATTGCTGTCTTGTTGGGTGCCATGACATTGCAGTTTTTTATGACATCTATTCATACATCAGGAACTGTACAGACTGTTATTCTAGTGGTCGTTAGCTACTGGTTGTTAGAAATGAGAAAAGTTCATCCAGCCTTCGTTATAGTAATGGCACTCGGTTATGGTGCGGTGTCTGGGATCCTTTAG
- a CDS encoding RrF2 family transcriptional regulator, protein MHMKPGVEQSVYAVLLLNMLPDKAVLPGEAISHQLGTSPTYFQKLLRKLVSAGLITSVPGVKGGFKLNKNPEDISVFNIYVAIEGQQSLYSPSGVLGDLLELEEPERCCLLTDLMIQAENAWRDRMEQETIASLSEKMKEQQFQEKTKKLTDWLSQKLVG, encoded by the coding sequence GTGCACATGAAACCAGGTGTAGAACAATCCGTATATGCCGTTCTTCTATTAAATATGTTGCCTGATAAAGCGGTGCTACCAGGAGAAGCGATTAGTCATCAACTAGGAACTTCGCCAACTTATTTTCAAAAGCTTTTGAGGAAATTGGTCAGTGCGGGCTTAATCACTTCTGTACCAGGAGTTAAAGGCGGCTTTAAATTAAACAAAAATCCTGAAGACATTAGCGTATTTAATATATATGTAGCCATTGAAGGACAACAATCGCTTTATTCACCAAGTGGGGTGTTAGGAGATTTGCTGGAACTTGAAGAGCCTGAGCGGTGCTGCTTGCTGACAGATTTAATGATCCAAGCAGAAAATGCGTGGCGCGACCGGATGGAACAAGAAACAATTGCTTCTCTTTCCGAAAAGATGAAAGAACAACAGTTTCAAGAAAAAACGAAAAAACTGACCGATTGGCTGTCTCAAAAATTAGTCGGTTAA
- a CDS encoding DUF896 domain-containing protein, protein MIDSLPRINQLAKKAREEGLTNAEKVEQQVLREDYLRSIRGQVESTVTSMTVIDPLGEDVTPEKVRTKKENNLIIESLN, encoded by the coding sequence ATGATTGATAGTTTACCACGTATTAACCAGTTAGCAAAAAAAGCGCGAGAAGAAGGACTGACCAATGCAGAAAAAGTAGAACAACAAGTATTGCGTGAAGACTATTTGCGTTCAATTCGTGGGCAAGTAGAATCAACTGTCACTAGTATGACGGTTATCGATCCACTTGGTGAAGACGTTACTCCTGAAAAAGTACGAACAAAAAAAGAAAATAATCTAATCATAGAAAGTTTAAACTAG
- the hslO gene encoding Hsp33 family molecular chaperone HslO, producing MNDYLVRALAYDGQVRAYAAWTTETVAEAQRRHYTWPTASAALGRSMTASVMLGAMMKGEEKLTIRINGGGPIGTILVDANAKGEVRGYVSNPLTHFDLNEQGKLDVKRAVGTEGTLAVSRDIGLLQPFVGQVPIVSGELGEDFTHYITTSEQIPSSVGVGVIVNPDNTIQASGGFIIQLLPGTEESIIEDIEARLKVIPTISNMVRQGLSPEDILDEVLGNGNVKVLDEMPVKFQCQCSRDRISNAIQGLGVAEIEDMIVTDGKAEAQCHFCNENYLFSKENLEDMLKTEA from the coding sequence ATGAACGATTATTTAGTGAGAGCATTGGCCTATGATGGACAAGTGCGAGCGTACGCTGCCTGGACGACAGAAACTGTAGCGGAGGCCCAGCGTCGCCATTATACATGGCCGACTGCATCTGCAGCACTTGGAAGATCCATGACGGCAAGCGTAATGCTAGGCGCCATGATGAAAGGCGAAGAAAAGTTGACGATCCGTATTAACGGTGGAGGCCCAATTGGCACTATTTTAGTGGATGCCAATGCGAAAGGCGAAGTTCGAGGCTATGTGAGCAATCCGTTAACTCATTTTGATTTGAACGAACAAGGAAAACTTGATGTCAAAAGAGCAGTCGGTACAGAAGGAACGTTAGCAGTTTCCAGAGATATTGGGTTGCTTCAACCGTTTGTTGGACAAGTTCCGATCGTGTCAGGTGAGTTAGGTGAGGATTTTACGCATTACATTACAACCTCTGAACAAATTCCGTCTTCTGTAGGAGTTGGTGTAATTGTGAATCCTGACAACACGATTCAGGCTTCAGGTGGGTTTATCATTCAATTACTACCTGGTACAGAAGAAAGTATTATTGAAGACATTGAAGCGCGTCTAAAAGTAATTCCGACAATCTCAAATATGGTGCGCCAAGGTCTATCACCGGAAGATATTTTAGATGAAGTGCTGGGGAACGGAAACGTTAAAGTACTAGACGAAATGCCTGTGAAGTTTCAGTGCCAATGTTCAAGAGATCGTATTTCTAACGCGATTCAAGGACTTGGTGTTGCCGAAATTGAAGACATGATTGTGACAGACGGCAAAGCAGAAGCACAATGCCATTTTTGTAATGAAAACTATCTGTTCTCGAAAGAGAATTTGGAAGATATGTTGAAAACAGAAGCATAA
- a CDS encoding alpha/beta hydrolase: MKHIFKQGTNLSKSTLLMLHGTGGNETDLLAIAAHIDPEASVLSVRGNVSENGMPRFFKRLSEGIFDMEDLKFRTEELYNFIGQAAEEHGFDRTQVVAIGYSNGANIAANLLFTYTGALKGAILHHPMVPNRHTDLPDLANTPVFIAAGTNDPICPAEESIDLEKLLSNAGAEVELHWENFGHQLTMPEVEAAKNWYDKL; this comes from the coding sequence ATGAAACATATTTTTAAACAAGGCACGAATCTATCAAAATCAACCTTACTTATGCTCCATGGAACGGGTGGAAATGAAACGGATTTATTAGCTATTGCGGCTCATATCGATCCGGAAGCATCTGTGTTGAGCGTTCGTGGAAATGTCTCTGAGAACGGCATGCCACGGTTTTTTAAACGCCTATCAGAAGGTATATTCGATATGGAAGATTTAAAATTCCGTACGGAAGAGCTGTATAACTTTATTGGTCAAGCAGCGGAGGAACATGGCTTTGACCGCACACAAGTTGTTGCAATTGGCTATTCGAACGGAGCCAATATTGCAGCTAATTTACTGTTCACGTATACTGGCGCATTAAAGGGAGCTATTCTTCATCATCCAATGGTTCCAAATCGTCATACAGATTTACCTGATTTGGCGAATACTCCTGTATTTATCGCAGCGGGTACAAACGATCCGATTTGCCCAGCAGAAGAATCAATAGACCTTGAAAAATTATTAAGCAATGCCGGTGCAGAAGTAGAATTGCATTGGGAAAATTTCGGTCATCAATTGACGATGCCAGAAGTAGAAGCTGCGAAAAACTGGTATGATAAGTTATAA
- a CDS encoding glutaminase, which translates to MQNNPHIREQLEAWVEENRGHAILGNTAQYIPALGKEDPSQLGICMVDDNGNYYCAGDTDKEFTLQSISKALTFIALSCNYGLDFVLERVDVEPTGEAFNSIIPFEIHRPNKPFNPFINAGAITISALLPGQTSQKKYEFLLHFLEELVGHPLELDKEVYDSEWASSHRNRALAYYLKEAKFLEIEVEEALDIYIRQCAIKVSTKDLALIGLIIAYDGFNPITKVKHFSEEIAQVAKVLMVTCGMYNSSGNFAAHVGIPAKSGVSGGIMAAVPPKLHSQTYEFRAGAGIGVYGPAIDVQGNSAAGTMMLRQISKEWDLSIF; encoded by the coding sequence ATGCAAAATAATCCGCATATTCGAGAACAACTAGAGGCTTGGGTAGAAGAAAATAGAGGCCATGCGATATTAGGAAATACTGCACAATACATCCCGGCACTTGGAAAAGAGGATCCGAGTCAGCTTGGAATTTGTATGGTGGACGACAATGGAAATTATTATTGCGCAGGCGATACGGACAAAGAATTCACTTTACAGAGCATTTCAAAAGCGTTGACATTTATCGCACTCAGCTGCAACTACGGATTGGATTTCGTATTAGAACGAGTGGATGTAGAACCAACAGGAGAAGCGTTTAATTCCATTATTCCGTTTGAAATTCATCGACCAAACAAGCCGTTTAATCCTTTTATCAATGCTGGAGCCATCACTATTTCGGCATTGCTGCCAGGACAAACGAGTCAGAAAAAATATGAATTTCTGCTCCATTTTCTAGAAGAATTAGTCGGACATCCATTGGAGCTTGATAAAGAAGTCTATGATTCGGAATGGGCATCCTCACATCGCAACAGGGCGCTTGCTTATTATTTGAAAGAAGCAAAATTCTTAGAAATTGAAGTAGAAGAAGCACTAGATATTTACATTCGTCAATGCGCAATTAAGGTGAGTACGAAAGATTTGGCGTTAATCGGTTTGATCATCGCCTATGATGGTTTTAATCCCATTACAAAAGTAAAACATTTTTCAGAAGAAATCGCTCAAGTTGCCAAAGTACTCATGGTGACATGTGGCATGTATAATTCCTCTGGAAACTTTGCAGCTCATGTTGGCATTCCAGCTAAAAGCGGTGTGTCAGGTGGCATTATGGCCGCAGTGCCACCGAAACTCCATTCGCAAACTTATGAGTTTCGGGCAGGTGCGGGCATCGGTGTTTATGGTCCCGCCATTGATGTGCAAGGGAACAGTGCAGCAGGCACGATGATGCTGCGTCAAATTTCGAAAGAATGGGATTTGAGTATTTTTTAA